A single Apostichopus japonicus isolate 1M-3 chromosome 11, ASM3797524v1, whole genome shotgun sequence DNA region contains:
- the LOC139976099 gene encoding uncharacterized protein: MEKQTSEPVVQRKNPGLTHSVQSKGQPVNINKLIGSVMILPNQLIHIYDERIENGCVRLVCKDPQDLNGMLWQYLVRTYDKTAPVVMANVTIRDKETNVVAFAVGRRVFLVRFHFRGHMYDSVESISSLKVDDVITGSWISCINAHYSSGSKLKFDLLISIGVQNEIRGCLVTGEVVKEIKPREELSLVTSIASSGDVIAIIHREFDHVRLLVSDITTKACGSLKPVKHKSRQRPVSVIWTGSMWMVLWVGQERSKAWMISTYKQTGELIKLSVSSFQFSDGDEPISLARFGNTGFVSFKNHSIKLFQF; encoded by the coding sequence ATGGAAAAACAGACATCTGAACCAGTCGTACAGAGAAAGAACCCGGGTCTTACGCATTCTGTCCAAAGTAAAGGACAACCTGTTAATATAAACAAACTGATTGGCAGTGTCATGATCCTGCCGAATCAGTTGATCCATATTTATGACGAAAGGATCGAGAACGGATGTGTTCGTCTTGTTTGTAAGGACCCTCAAGACTTGAATGGAATGCTTTGGCAATACCTGGTGAGAACCTACGATAAAACGGCTCCCGTGGTTATGGCAAATGTGACAATACGAGACAAGGAGACCAACGTTGTAGCATTTGCCGTCGGAAGGAGAGTCTTCTTGGTGAGGTTCCATTTTCGGGGTCATATGTATGACTCCGTTGAGTCAATTTCCTCCTTGAAGGTCGACGACGTTATTACAGGTTCTTGGATTTCTTGTATCAACGCGCATTACTCTTCCGGCAGCAAGTTAAAATTTGACCTGTTGATTTCTATCGGCGTTCAGAATGAAATAAGAGGTTGCTTGGTAACGGGAGAAGTGGTCAAGGAAATCAAACCGCGGGAGGAACTATCACTCGTCACGTCCATTGCATCGTCCGGCGATGTCATTGCCATTATCCACCGCGAATTTGATCACGTCAGACTGTTGGTATCCGATATCACCACCAAAGCATGTGGATCGCTCAAACCTGTTAAACATAAGTCCCGTCAACGCCCTGTTTCAGTGATTTGGACAGGATCGATGTGGATGGTTCTATGGGTTGGTCAGGAAAGATCAAAAGCTTGGATGATTTCTACGTACAAACAGACAGGGGAACTTATTAAATTATCCGTATCTTCTTTTCAATTCAGTGATGGCGACGAGCCAATAAGTCTTGCACGATTCGGTAACACTGGTTTTGTCAGCTTCAAAAACCATTCAATCAAATTGTTTCAGTTTTAG
- the LOC139976389 gene encoding uncharacterized protein produces MNTCFSDDQFLIGYDDDHSIYSSFKPGDVSSELESIRGLSSTLENVKLWMQFNRLKMNDEKSEFIVFGSNRQSAIQTFYPLWTLPSVTDSVKLLDVYMDETLNLKHHISLKVRASALAMFNLKKIREYLDKSTCRKIANAMIFSHMDFCNGLFINLPGSTLHPLQRIQNYTAKIILGRSKYDSASAALKELHILLVNGRVEYKILLLVYKCIHNSAPAYLSELLDIKTPVRSTRSSKGILLKVPFTRRQCFAGRSFSVAGPRLWNALPVDTRNSKTRTFKVALKTHLCKKSFL; encoded by the coding sequence ATGAACACGTGTTTCAGTGATGACCAATTCCTCATTGGCTACGACGATGACCACAGTATCTACTCCAGTTTTAAACCCGGAGATGTTTCTTCGGAATTGGAGTCAATCAGGGGTCTTTCATCAACTCTAGAAAATGTGAAACTCTGGATGCAATTTAACCGTCTTAAGATGAATGATGAAAAATCGGAGTTTATCGTTTTCGGAAGCAATCGCCAAAGTGCAATACAGACGTTTTATCCATTGTGGACACTCCCGTCTGTCACTGATAGTGTGAAGCTACTAGATGTTTACATGGATGAAACCCTCAATCTCAAACATCATATTTCCTTGAAAGTTCGTGCATCAGCCCTCGCCATGTttaatctgaagaagatccggGAATATTTGGACAAGTCGACATGTCGCAAAATTGCAAATGCCATGATTTTCTCCCATATGGATTTTTGCAATGGTCTTTTTATCAACCTCCCGGGCTCCACACTTCATCCTCTACAAAGGATCCAAAATTACACGGCTAAAATTATTCTCGGCAGATCAAAATATGACAGTGCCTCCGCAGCATTGAAGGAGCTGCATATCCTCCTCGTCAATGGCCGTGTCGAGTACAAGATCCTCCTCCTCGTTTATAAGTGTATACATAATTCAGCACCAGCTTATCTGTCTGAGTTGCTGGATATTAAGACACCCGTTCGTTCAACACGCTCGTCAAAGGGCATCCTTCTCAAGGTTCCTTTCACACGCCGCCAATGTTTCGCAGGCCGCTCTTTTAGCGTCGCTGGCCCCAGACTTTGGAACGCTCTCCCCGTCGACACAAGAAATTCGAAGACCAGAACTTTTAAAGTTGCTTTGAAGACTCACTTATGTAAGAAATCGTTTTTATAA
- the LOC139976111 gene encoding monocarboxylate transporter 2-like has product MDKYIYLVTMCIKMLIFSGSLKANGILLDEIVIFLNTTHSRVAWAMSFQNGLAYMIAPFTIPLLDVYSSRSLCIVGGVLSGLGYIYCGLRLQSIWHLFIGYGISGIGLGISVLPSVMLLLKFFGPNEFPIAMSVFVMFENVGISILPAVLQILRNQYGLQNSLIVFGAVVWNTVVMGVAAKEPHIATNYVTDEAVSDAEGEDTPSSKKNQEAENMFQKVRLEMSSFLKHKHALIIIVIESVSLYLFVSWALFLVPVGKTFGFSDFEAVSLSSFGGIGGLIGRVVATLMFYFQKMNAVTSSFVPLLATGVTLLLTVMFRSYYLVSGVVFICGMSQAVVSSGMYGLISTMVCPRHYKAALAAECFLGGFAMQLSGLISGYIRDLTGSGIYVFVVNGAISVSLTPVAILWAFNSNPNLNCEIPNRQ; this is encoded by the exons ATGGATAAATATATCTACCTTGTAACCATGTGCATCAAGATGTTAATTTTCAGTGGTTCATTGAAAGCCAATGGCATTTTACTCGACGAGATAGTCATCTTCCTGAATACCACACACTCGAGGGTAGCCTGGGCTATGTCGTTCCAGAATGGCTTGGCATATATGATTG CACCTTTCACGATACCATTACTGGACGTCTACAGCAGTAGGTCGTTGTGTATTGTCGGGGGCGTGTTGAGCGGATTAGGTTATATTTACTGTGGACTGAGATTACAGTCAATTTGGCATTTGTTCATCGGTTACGGCATATCAG GAATTGGGCTTGGTATATCTGTTCTGCCTTCGGTGATGTTGCTGCTAAAGTTTTTTGGGCCGAACGAATTTCCAATTGCTATGTCAGTATTCGTAATGTTTGAAAACGTAGGAATCTCAATTCTACCAGCAGTGTTGCAAATCTTACGAAACCAATACGGTCTACAAAACTCTCTGATTGTTTTTGGGGCTGTTGTGTGGAACACAGTGGTCATGGGAGTAGCTGCTAAAGAGCCGCACATTGCTACTAACTACGTTACCGATGAAGCCGTCTCAGATGCAGAGGGAGAGGATACTCCGTCTTCAAAGAAAAATCAAGAAGCAGAGAACATGTTTCAGAAAGTGAGATTAGAGATGTCTTCCTTTCTCAAACATAAACATGCCCTAATAATAATTGTGATTGAGAGTGTTAGTCTTTATCTATTTGTTTCCTGGGCTCTTTTTCTTGTCCCAGTTGGTAAAACGTTTGGCTTTTCCGATTTTGAAGCTGTCAGCCTCTCTTCGTTTGGTGGTATCGGTGGGTTGATTGGCAGAGTAGTGGCGACATTAATGTTTTACTTCCAAAAAATGAATGCTGTTACATCGAGTTTCGTCCCTCTCCTCGCTACTGGAGTGACTCTCCTTTTGACCGTGATGTTTCGCAGTTATTACCTCGTCTCGGGTGTTGTCTTTATATGTGGTATGAGTCAAGCGGTGGTTTCCTCCGGTATGTACGGATTGATAAGCACTATGGTTTGTCCTCGACATTATAAAGCCGCTCTGGCTGCGGAATGTTTCCTTGGTGGTTTTGCCATGCAACTATCTGGTCTGATTTCAG GATATATTCGAGACCTCACGGGATCAGGAATATACGTCTTCGTAGTGAATGGTGCCATTAGTGTGTCGTTAACTCCTGTTGCAATATTATGGGCATTCAACAGCAACCCTAACTTGAACTGTGAAATACCTAACCGACAGTGA